In Callospermophilus lateralis isolate mCalLat2 chromosome 10, mCalLat2.hap1, whole genome shotgun sequence, a single genomic region encodes these proteins:
- the LOC143407874 gene encoding olfactory receptor 5K3-like, with protein sequence MTKDNHSLTTEFILVGFTDNPNLKTFLFVVFFAIYLVTMVGNLGLVALIYMERHLHTPMYIFLGNLALMDSLCSCAVTPKMLENFFSEESRMSLYECMAQFYFLCLAETTDCFLLAAMAYDRYVAICRPLQYHTLMSKKLCIQMTTGAYIGGNLHPMVEVGLLLRLAFCGSHQINHFFCDVLPLYRLSCVDPYINELMLFILARSILIFTIAIVLISYFYILFTIFTMKSQKGRGKALSTCASHFLSVSVFYGSLLFLYARSSTVNEEDKDIPVAIFYTLVVPLLNPFVYTLRNKEVINIMKRILKKDFCNSP encoded by the coding sequence ATGACTAAGGACAACCACTCCTTGACAACTGAATTTATTCTCGTGGGATTTACAGATAATCCAAATCTGAAGACCTTTTTGTTTGTTGTATTCTTTGCCATCTATCTGGTCACCATGGTGGGGAATCTAGGGTTGGTGGCCTTGATTTACATGGAGCGCCATCTTCACACACCAATGTACATCTTCCTGGGCAACCTGGCTCTCATGGATTCCTTGTGTTCCTGTGCTGTCACTCCCAAGATGCTAGAGAACTTCTTTTCTGAAGAAAGTAGGATGTCCCTCTATGAatgcatggcacaattttattttctctgtCTTGCTGAGACTACAGACTGCTTTCTTCTGGCAGCaatggcctatgaccgctatgtAGCCATATGCAGACCTCTGCAGTACCACACCCTGATGTCAAAGAAACTCTGCATTCAGATGACCACAGGAGCCTACATAGGTGGAAACCTGCATCCCATGGTTGAAGTAGGGCTTTTGTTAAGATTGGCTTTTTGTGGATCTCATCAAATCAATCACTTCTTTTGTGATGTCCTTCCATTATACAGACTCTCCTGTGTTGATCCTTATATCAATGAATTGATGTTATTTATCTTGGCAAGGTCAATTCTCATCTTTACTATTGCCATAGTTCTAATCTCTTATTTCTACATCCTTTTCACTATATTCACAATGAAATCCCAAAAGGGAAGGGGCAAAGCTCTATCTACTTGTGCATCCCACTTTCTCTCTGTGTCAGTATTCTATGGTTCTCTGCTCTTCCTGTATGCTCGATCAAGTACAGTTAATGAAGAGGATAAAGATATACCGGTTGCTATATTTTATACTCTAGTTGTTCCTTTGTTAAACCCTTTTGTTTATACTCTAAGAAATAAGGAAGTAATAAATATTATGAAAAGAATTCTTAAGAAAGACTTTTGTAATTCTCCATAA
- the LOC143408532 gene encoding olfactory receptor 5K3-like, which translates to MTEENHSMTTEFVLMGFTDNPDMKTLLFVVFFAIYLVTMVGNLGLVAMIYMERRLHTPMYIFLGNLALMDSCCSCAITPKMLENFFSEDRRISLYECMVQFYFLSLAETIDCFLLAAMAYDRYVAICRPLQYHTMMSMELCIQMTTGAYIGGVLHPIIEVGLLLRLTFSRSHQINHFFCDVLPLYRLSCVDPYINELMVLILAGSFLIFTITIVLISYFYILFTIFTMKSKKGRGKALSTCASHFLSVSIFYGSLLFMYAQPSSVNEGEKDIPVAIFYTLVIPLLNPFIYSLRNKEVTNVIKRIIKKRQFCNLLKQVSSPLEN; encoded by the coding sequence ATGACTGAGGAAAACCACTCAATGACAACTGAATTTGTCCTTATGGGATTCACAGATAACCCAGACATGAAGACTCTTCTGTTTGTGGTGTTCTTTGCCATCTATCTGGTCACCATGGTGGGGAATCTAGGGTTGGTGGCCATGATTTACATGGAGCGCCGTCTTCACACACCAATGTACATCTTCCTGGGCAACCTGGCTCTCATGGATTCCTGCTGTTCCTGTGCCATCACTCCCAAGATGCTAGAGAACTTCTTTTCTGAGGACAGAAGGATTTCCCTCTATGAATGCATGgtacaattttattttctctctcttgctGAAACTATAGACTGCTTTCTTCTGGCAGCaatggcctatgaccgctatgtggccataTGCAGACCACTGCAGTACCACACTATGATGTCAATGGAACTCTGCATTCAGATGACCACAGGAGCCTACATAGGTGGAGTTCTGCATCCTATAATTGAAGTAGGACTTTTGTTGAGGTTAACTTTCTCTAGGTCTCATCAAATCAATCACTTCTTTTGTGATGTTCTTCCATTATACAGACTCTCCTGTGTTGATCCGTATATCAATGAATTAATGGTACTTATCTTGGCAGGGTCATTTCTTATCTTTACTATTACTATTGTTTTAATCtcctatttttatattcttttcacTATATTCACAATGAAATCcaaaaaaggaagaggaaaagctTTATCTACCTGTGCATCCCATTTCCTCTCTGTGTCAATATTCTATGGTTCTCTGCTTTTTATGTATGCTCAACCAAGCTCAGTCAATGAAGGTGAGAAAGACATACCTGTAGCTATTTTTTATACTCTAGTCATTCCTTTATTAAACCCTTTTATTTATAGTCTAAGAAACAAGGAAGTAACAAATGTCATTAAAAGAATTATCAAGAAGAGACAATTTTGTAACCTTCTGAAACAAGTATCATCTCCCTTGGAAAATTGA